The following proteins come from a genomic window of Nicotiana tomentosiformis chromosome 12, ASM39032v3, whole genome shotgun sequence:
- the LOC104097096 gene encoding 17.3 kDa class II heat shock protein-like: MDMRLMGLENPLFHTLHQMMDLHADDSDKSKNVPSRNYVRDAKAMAATPADIKEHKNSYVFIVDMPGLKSSDIKVQLEDDNVLIISGERKREEEKEGAKYVIMERRVGRFMRKFVLPENANTNAISAVCQDGVLTVTVEKLPPPEPKKPKTVEVKVA, encoded by the exons ATGGATATGAGACTGATGGGATTAGAAAATCCACTCTTCCacactctccaccaaatgatggaTCTCCATGCGGAT GATTCGGACAAGTCGAAAAACGTCCCGTCGAGGAATTACGTGCGCGACGCTAAGGCAATGGCAGCGACACCAGCGGACATTAAGGAACACAAAAACTCGTACGTTTTCATAGTGGACATGCCGGGTTTGAAGTCAAGCGACATTAAAGTGCAATTAGAGGATGACAATGTGCTTATAATCAGTGGCGAGaggaaaagagaagaagaaaaagaaggggCGAAATATGTTATAATGGAAAGGAGAGTAGGGAGATTCATGAGGAAATTTGTGTTGCCTGAAAATGCAAACACAAATGCCATTTCTGCAGTTTGTCAAGATGGTGTATTGACTGTGACAGTGGAAAAATTGCCTCCACCTGAGCCAAAGAAGCCCAAAACTGTTGAAGTTAAAGTTGCTTGA